One window from the genome of Natronomonas pharaonis DSM 2160 encodes:
- a CDS encoding zinc-ribbon domain-containing protein — protein MPECRNCGATLREEYRFCPMCATPQTDEASRRLNQYIEQRATKRQASGGTASSNGAENDGTLRGRLQYAAGYVAIVLGLATVTAVAGVFFLLAGLFLLPPIHGRIESAVGRRLGPAPTAGVAGVLAAFGLVVFVFL, from the coding sequence ATGCCTGAGTGTCGGAACTGTGGGGCCACCCTCCGCGAGGAGTACCGCTTCTGTCCTATGTGTGCGACGCCCCAGACCGACGAAGCCTCTCGACGGCTCAACCAGTACATCGAACAGCGCGCCACGAAGCGACAGGCAAGCGGCGGGACAGCAAGCAGCAACGGGGCAGAGAACGACGGCACGCTCAGAGGGAGGCTCCAATATGCGGCCGGCTACGTCGCTATCGTCCTCGGACTGGCGACGGTGACGGCCGTCGCCGGTGTCTTCTTTTTGCTTGCCGGGCTGTTCTTGCTGCCGCCGATACACGGCCGTATCGAATCGGCAGTAGGGCGGCGGCTTGGACCGGCACCGACAGCAGGTGTTGCTGGTGTGCTTGCCGCTTTCGGCCTCGTCGTGTTCGTCTTCCTGTGA
- a CDS encoding acyl-CoA thioesterase, with the protein MHDVYENTVRFAETDKQGIVFYGNYATYQDETFTAFMEVVGYPYEELKERGWDVHVVNLELSYRKPAEFREQLTNAMRASAIRDTSIEFDYECRNADGDLLVEGTVTHVTVDESGEPTRVPESFRDAIVEFQEEPPEPV; encoded by the coding sequence ATGCACGACGTCTACGAGAATACGGTCCGGTTTGCGGAGACGGACAAGCAAGGTATCGTCTTCTACGGCAACTACGCGACGTATCAGGACGAGACGTTCACTGCGTTCATGGAGGTCGTCGGTTACCCCTACGAGGAACTCAAAGAACGGGGCTGGGATGTCCACGTCGTCAATCTGGAGTTGAGCTACCGGAAGCCGGCCGAGTTCCGCGAGCAGTTGACCAACGCGATGCGAGCCAGCGCGATACGGGACACCAGCATCGAGTTCGATTACGAGTGCCGCAACGCCGACGGTGACCTGCTCGTCGAGGGGACGGTCACACACGTCACCGTCGACGAGTCGGGAGAGCCGACGCGGGTCCCTGAATCGTTCCGGGACGCCATCGTTGAGTTCCAAGAGGAGCCTCCGGAGCCGGTCTGA
- a CDS encoding putative sodium/potassium/calcium exchanger: MRRRTVLALAGAAGTAGLAGCLDDVLGSENGDEPEPEDDPDDGDSSGEGNQPEDDEEQTGDESEDDRDRSPEETVVAFYEAIADDDVERANELRHSDGIGPFEEEDLDGEPTVEETELVESDDETATVEALVVPDGAEGSVVSLVTLEREDGRWRIVAIGSPQEGDKTELTPNAAFETERENGSRQIIHTAGDHIKAANLHIRGDGIEETGSWTDLGGRASGTVGDEPAVTAGDSVTVGISDDYSISVVWEDGDTAVTLMEMAGASDSATESGDDGAESGNGGESDSDEANGDGETAESDTDSDEESGASDDE; encoded by the coding sequence ATGCGACGACGAACGGTACTTGCGCTTGCCGGCGCGGCCGGAACGGCCGGGCTAGCAGGATGTCTCGACGACGTGCTCGGGTCCGAGAACGGTGACGAACCGGAGCCCGAAGACGACCCGGACGACGGCGACTCAAGCGGTGAGGGGAACCAACCTGAGGACGATGAAGAACAGACCGGAGACGAGTCGGAGGACGACCGGGACCGCTCTCCCGAGGAAACGGTCGTCGCCTTCTACGAAGCCATCGCCGACGACGATGTCGAGCGCGCCAACGAGCTTCGACACAGCGACGGTATCGGTCCGTTCGAAGAGGAAGACCTCGACGGCGAGCCGACCGTCGAGGAGACCGAACTCGTCGAATCCGACGACGAAACGGCGACTGTCGAGGCGCTCGTCGTGCCTGACGGTGCCGAAGGTTCAGTCGTGTCGCTCGTCACGCTCGAACGGGAAGACGGGCGCTGGCGAATCGTCGCCATCGGAAGCCCACAGGAGGGCGATAAAACGGAGCTGACACCGAACGCTGCTTTCGAGACCGAACGTGAAAACGGCAGCCGACAGATTATCCACACGGCCGGCGACCACATCAAGGCCGCGAACCTCCACATTCGTGGCGACGGCATCGAAGAAACCGGCTCGTGGACCGACCTCGGTGGGAGAGCAAGCGGCACGGTCGGCGACGAGCCGGCCGTAACCGCCGGCGATAGCGTCACGGTCGGCATCAGCGACGACTACAGCATCAGTGTCGTCTGGGAGGACGGCGACACCGCGGTCACGCTGATGGAGATGGCCGGCGCGTCCGATTCGGCGACGGAATCCGGCGACGACGGGGCCGAAAGCGGGAACGGAGGCGAGAGCGACAGCGATGAAGCCAATGGCGACGGCGAAACAGCCGAATCGGACACCGACTCGGACGAAGAGAGCGGAGCGTCCGACGACGAGTAA
- a CDS encoding FxLYD domain-containing protein, whose amino-acid sequence MEIKDLDILAMALGAVAVIFSGFVLVYSVWGGLALFFGGVLAASIAFVRDRSVLAGRTVWVLFVLLAAAGVAGFIVGFGVFDSPDPRWEAEATLHDADTADATVIVTGTVGNHGDAPAERVTVTVTLYDADDETLATGTTELTQLAPRSTQQFYLRFDENPGELSAFADIEVELDVEP is encoded by the coding sequence ATGGAAATCAAGGACCTCGACATCCTCGCGATGGCGCTGGGCGCGGTCGCGGTCATCTTTTCGGGGTTCGTCCTCGTCTACTCCGTCTGGGGCGGGCTGGCGCTGTTTTTCGGCGGTGTACTCGCCGCCTCTATCGCGTTTGTCCGGGACCGGTCGGTGCTGGCCGGTCGGACCGTCTGGGTACTCTTTGTCTTGCTCGCGGCGGCCGGTGTCGCCGGCTTCATCGTTGGCTTCGGCGTCTTCGACTCGCCGGACCCCCGATGGGAGGCCGAGGCGACCCTCCACGACGCCGATACGGCCGACGCGACAGTCATCGTCACCGGGACGGTCGGCAACCACGGTGACGCACCCGCAGAGCGCGTCACAGTTACCGTGACGCTGTACGATGCCGACGATGAGACACTGGCGACGGGGACGACGGAGTTGACGCAGTTAGCCCCGCGGTCGACACAGCAGTTCTACCTCCGGTTCGATGAAAACCCCGGGGAGCTGTCCGCTTTCGCCGATATCGAGGTAGAACTCGATGTCGAGCCGTAG
- a CDS encoding SDR family NAD(P)-dependent oxidoreductase yields the protein MRFENDTVFITGAGSGIGRATALKVAREGAFVVATDINEDGGRETVDAVEDAGGDAAFHELDVTDADEFKAVVETAADEYGLDAMINNAGVGHPPAYTEDVTETTFEYVLDVNLRGVWNGCQAALPHLKSQGEGAIVNVGSLASFLGLPKQAVYSLTKGAVLNLTRAIASEAGRDGVRANAVCPGFIETPLGDQFFQSKRDPEKAKAETEKQYPLGRLGEPEEVADAIAFLASDEASFVSGHGLVVDGGFSVS from the coding sequence ATGAGGTTCGAGAACGATACGGTGTTTATCACCGGAGCCGGGTCGGGAATCGGTCGCGCGACCGCGCTGAAGGTCGCACGCGAAGGCGCGTTCGTCGTCGCAACGGACATCAACGAAGACGGCGGTCGTGAAACAGTCGATGCCGTCGAGGATGCGGGCGGTGACGCCGCCTTCCACGAACTCGACGTGACCGATGCCGACGAGTTCAAAGCGGTTGTGGAGACGGCCGCCGACGAGTACGGCCTCGACGCCATGATTAACAACGCCGGCGTCGGCCATCCGCCGGCCTACACCGAGGACGTGACCGAAACGACCTTCGAGTACGTACTGGACGTTAACCTCCGTGGCGTCTGGAACGGCTGTCAGGCGGCGCTCCCACATCTCAAGTCGCAAGGTGAGGGGGCTATCGTCAACGTCGGCTCGCTGGCGTCGTTCCTCGGGTTGCCGAAGCAGGCCGTGTACTCGCTGACGAAGGGTGCTGTCCTCAATCTGACGCGGGCGATAGCCTCCGAGGCCGGCCGCGATGGCGTCCGTGCCAACGCCGTCTGCCCGGGATTCATCGAAACGCCGCTCGGCGACCAGTTCTTCCAGTCGAAGCGGGACCCCGAGAAGGCAAAGGCCGAGACTGAAAAGCAGTATCCGCTCGGCAGACTCGGCGAACCGGAGGAGGTCGCCGACGCGATAGCCTTCCTCGCGTCCGACGAGGCGTCGTTCGTTTCCGGCCACGGGCTGGTCGTCGACGGCGGGTTCTCGGTCAGCTAA
- a CDS encoding DUF7333 family protein — translation MQFNLPVALGALLVIVAIGAGGLVASGMMILETTLMMVVPSMVVFGLIAFGLGVKHGEYRAA, via the coding sequence ATGCAGTTCAACCTACCCGTCGCGCTCGGCGCACTGCTCGTCATCGTCGCAATCGGTGCCGGCGGCCTCGTCGCGAGCGGAATGATGATACTGGAAACGACACTGATGATGGTCGTGCCGTCGATGGTCGTCTTTGGACTCATCGCGTTCGGGCTCGGGGTCAAGCACGGCGAGTACCGAGCGGCGTAG
- a CDS encoding DUF6663 family protein, translating to MQGAPTAAVTDDERGRYRVLPGRNDDERQLLAVDGSEVVAVPATAVATADVGNVVAAGLGWETEPPAVRDVTVETATRFRFERTTEAMFEAARNCFERAQADGEAMNSRVTHGTDGDPNGVVYTFAEQPGEQDLFAEFRDGTKPLEPLVARAADGETPPFSVWVLDPEPPFVAVYIVLDPDGLLEQTMRETYLGDGGLAENIEQKQ from the coding sequence ATGCAGGGCGCGCCTACTGCGGCTGTGACCGACGACGAACGCGGCCGGTATCGGGTGCTACCGGGGCGAAACGACGACGAGCGGCAACTACTGGCCGTCGACGGCAGCGAGGTCGTCGCCGTGCCGGCGACAGCGGTGGCGACGGCCGATGTCGGCAACGTCGTCGCCGCCGGCCTCGGATGGGAGACAGAGCCGCCGGCGGTACGCGACGTGACCGTCGAGACGGCGACCCGGTTCCGGTTCGAGCGGACGACCGAGGCGATGTTCGAGGCCGCCAGAAACTGCTTCGAGCGGGCGCAGGCCGACGGCGAGGCGATGAACTCCCGTGTGACCCACGGCACCGACGGTGACCCAAACGGCGTGGTTTACACCTTCGCGGAACAGCCCGGCGAGCAGGACCTCTTTGCCGAGTTTCGCGACGGCACGAAACCGCTGGAGCCGCTTGTCGCCCGGGCGGCCGACGGCGAAACGCCACCGTTTTCGGTGTGGGTACTCGACCCGGAGCCGCCGTTTGTGGCCGTCTACATCGTCCTCGACCCGGACGGACTGTTAGAACAGACGATGCGGGAGACCTATCTCGGTGACGGCGGGCTTGCGGAAAACATCGAGCAAAAACAGTAA
- a CDS encoding geranylgeranyl reductase family protein, with protein MYDFIVVGAGPAGSRFARAAAERDHGVLVLESGAIGEPLACSGHVSLDVWAFVPETARERLHQNDIYGARFHLGGADSRAYPFYKETVVSNAIDRVGLDRTLAECARDAGAEVREQHTVTAVTEGSDRATVTANGPDGTEQFAAKVVCGADGPRSKVRSQVGLPEPDELLHGVLGFEPTPDSQDFVDVHLTVPGFFAWRIPRGEAGAEYGLAVSPGDDAPARFEALVEDYGVDIERRCSGAIPIGPPDRTVSERTFLLGDAAGQTKPFTGGGILYGMRAADVAARVLDPDRRSTLYRYEHAWRDELARDQRLGRLIRAGYSLPKPVQRAGMAAFAGEIGVHMDRPSTLFSVDQLRAMAPWR; from the coding sequence ATGTACGATTTCATCGTCGTGGGAGCCGGCCCGGCCGGGTCGCGATTCGCCCGCGCGGCCGCCGAGCGGGACCACGGCGTGCTCGTGCTCGAATCCGGGGCCATCGGCGAGCCGCTGGCCTGTTCGGGCCATGTCAGTCTCGATGTCTGGGCGTTCGTTCCCGAGACGGCGCGCGAGCGGCTTCACCAGAACGACATCTACGGAGCCCGGTTCCACCTCGGCGGGGCCGACAGCCGCGCCTACCCGTTCTACAAAGAGACAGTCGTCTCGAACGCCATCGACCGCGTCGGATTAGACAGGACGCTCGCGGAGTGTGCACGGGATGCAGGGGCCGAAGTCCGCGAACAGCATACTGTCACCGCAGTAACTGAAGGCAGCGACCGAGCGACCGTGACCGCAAACGGCCCGGACGGCACCGAGCAGTTCGCGGCGAAGGTCGTCTGCGGGGCCGACGGCCCCCGCTCGAAGGTCCGCAGTCAGGTGGGGCTGCCCGAACCCGACGAGTTGCTACACGGCGTTCTCGGCTTCGAGCCGACGCCGGACAGCCAAGATTTCGTCGACGTGCATCTGACCGTCCCCGGGTTTTTCGCGTGGCGCATCCCCAGAGGCGAGGCAGGTGCCGAGTACGGCCTCGCAGTCTCGCCCGGCGACGACGCGCCGGCGCGGTTCGAGGCGCTGGTTGAGGACTACGGCGTCGACATCGAGCGGCGCTGCTCGGGGGCGATTCCCATCGGCCCGCCGGACCGGACTGTCAGCGAGCGGACCTTCCTGCTCGGCGACGCCGCCGGCCAGACCAAGCCGTTCACCGGCGGCGGTATCCTCTACGGGATGCGGGCCGCCGATGTCGCCGCGCGGGTGCTCGACCCCGACCGACGCTCGACGCTGTACCGCTACGAGCACGCATGGCGGGACGAACTCGCCCGCGACCAGCGGCTCGGTCGGCTCATCCGGGCCGGGTACTCGCTGCCGAAGCCGGTCCAGCGGGCGGGGATGGCTGCCTTCGCCGGGGAAATCGGCGTTCACATGGACCGGCCCTCGACGCTGTTTTCCGTCGACCAGCTCCGGGCGATGGCCCCGTGGCGGTAG
- a CDS encoding response regulator has product MTQRVLVVDDSSLQRTIITGALGDRFEVVGEAENGQEAVELFEEKEPDLVTMDIMMPEMDGVEATGEIKNRTDDTKVMMCTSVEQAEKMKEAVRAGADEYVTKPFDEDELLDTATTLVGS; this is encoded by the coding sequence ATGACACAACGAGTACTCGTGGTCGACGACTCCTCGCTGCAGCGGACCATCATCACGGGCGCGCTCGGCGACCGTTTCGAGGTCGTCGGCGAGGCCGAAAACGGGCAGGAAGCCGTCGAACTCTTCGAGGAGAAGGAACCGGACCTCGTGACGATGGACATCATGATGCCCGAGATGGACGGTGTCGAGGCCACAGGCGAAATCAAAAACCGTACCGACGACACGAAGGTGATGATGTGTACAAGCGTCGAGCAAGCCGAAAAAATGAAGGAGGCGGTCCGCGCCGGGGCCGACGAGTACGTTACGAAGCCTTTCGACGAAGACGAACTGCTTGATACGGCGACGACGCTCGTCGGGTCCTAA